In Bacteroidales bacterium, one DNA window encodes the following:
- a CDS encoding hemolysin III family protein: protein MERRRWVLYLDEIFNSITHGIGVLLSIAALVLLIVFAAMRDGDAWQIVSFSIYGASLILLYMSSTLYHAIRKKRTKRFFNLFDHCSIFILIAGTYTPFCLISLRGPWGWTLFGIIWGVAIAGVLFKIFFYTDKLRVIGTILYVAMGWIILIALKPLIENVPAGSLYWMLAGALSYCTGVIFYLWRKHRFNHVIWHLFVLGGSICHFFAIFFYLLPE, encoded by the coding sequence ATGGAACGTCGCCGCTGGGTTCTATACCTTGATGAAATATTTAACAGCATCACTCATGGAATTGGTGTATTGCTCAGCATTGCAGCGCTCGTTTTGCTGATTGTTTTCGCGGCAATGCGCGATGGAGATGCGTGGCAGATTGTAAGTTTCTCAATTTATGGGGCAAGCCTGATCCTTCTGTACATGTCCAGCACGCTTTATCATGCGATCCGAAAGAAACGGACCAAGAGATTTTTTAACCTCTTTGATCATTGCTCCATTTTCATCCTGATTGCCGGAACATACACCCCATTTTGCCTGATATCATTGCGAGGCCCCTGGGGATGGACGCTCTTTGGAATTATATGGGGTGTGGCAATTGCCGGGGTACTTTTCAAGATATTTTTTTATACTGATAAACTCAGGGTTATCGGAACCATACTTTATGTTGCTATGGGATGGATCATCCTCATAGCGCTGAAACCGCTTATTGAAAATGTGCCCGCAGGATCGCTCTACTGGATGCTTGCAGGTGCATTATCCTATTGTACCGGTGTGATTTTTTATCTTTGGCGAAAACACCGGTTCAATCATGTAATCTGGCACCTGTTTGTTTTGGGAGGAAGCATTTGTCATTTCTTTGCTATATTTTTTTATTTGCTGCCTGAATAA
- a CDS encoding aldehyde dehydrogenase family protein produces the protein METIQVNHAYVEEVMGKAKQAAEIFSLYDRDKTDRILRAVYEAAFNKRFSLAKMAHEETGIGKVEDKVIKNIIATRFVYEDIKDFPAAGIVFEDEVSGITEIARPLGPVFAITPVTNPTSTVLFKILISLKTRNPLVISPHGAARKCSIEAARICYEAAIEAGAPEHCIQWLKRVSKEDVLAFMSHKKTALILATGSVGLVRAANSSGNPTIGIGPGNVPVYVGKTTDVAFAVDQILVSKTFDYGTICASEQAVVVSKYNAEALKSEFKRRKAYFMNPDEMALLEPVAFNTAQKVMNASVIGQSAFKIAAMAGFDVPEDTSVLIAPLDRVGLEAPLSLEILAPILAFYKVENFEQGIERCREINRYGGLGHTASIFSNDESKIRHFAETMNAGRIVVNQPSSQGALGGTYNSLQPSMTLACGTGGKNITTDNISARHLINIQRIAQRKVTICREHLAEGAYCCNAHMSVDEIEKVCSRNISTSY, from the coding sequence ATGGAAACAATTCAGGTTAACCACGCCTATGTTGAGGAGGTGATGGGCAAGGCAAAACAGGCTGCCGAAATATTTTCCTTATATGATCGCGATAAAACAGATCGCATTCTGCGGGCAGTGTATGAAGCGGCTTTTAATAAGCGTTTCAGCCTTGCAAAAATGGCGCACGAGGAAACCGGTATTGGCAAAGTTGAGGACAAGGTGATCAAAAATATTATTGCTACGCGGTTCGTGTATGAAGACATTAAAGATTTCCCGGCAGCGGGTATCGTTTTTGAAGATGAAGTGAGTGGCATTACTGAAATTGCACGCCCGCTGGGCCCTGTGTTTGCCATTACGCCTGTAACCAATCCCACGAGCACGGTGTTGTTTAAAATCCTGATAAGTCTGAAGACAAGAAATCCGTTGGTGATAAGTCCGCACGGAGCAGCCCGGAAATGCAGCATTGAGGCAGCCCGCATTTGTTATGAGGCTGCCATTGAAGCCGGAGCGCCTGAACATTGCATACAATGGTTAAAAAGGGTGAGCAAAGAAGATGTGCTTGCTTTTATGAGCCACAAGAAAACCGCGTTGATCCTGGCCACCGGCTCTGTCGGACTGGTTCGGGCGGCTAACAGCTCGGGAAATCCGACAATTGGGATCGGACCGGGAAATGTACCGGTTTACGTTGGAAAAACCACGGATGTGGCATTCGCCGTGGATCAGATCCTGGTTTCGAAAACCTTTGATTATGGCACTATCTGCGCCAGCGAACAGGCTGTTGTGGTTTCAAAATATAATGCTGAAGCGCTCAAATCGGAATTCAAGAGGCGTAAAGCATATTTTATGAACCCTGATGAAATGGCTTTGCTTGAACCTGTTGCGTTTAACACGGCTCAGAAAGTAATGAACGCCTCGGTGATCGGACAATCGGCTTTTAAGATTGCAGCAATGGCAGGTTTTGATGTGCCGGAAGACACATCAGTATTGATTGCACCACTGGATCGCGTTGGGCTGGAAGCACCACTATCGCTCGAAATCCTCGCGCCTATCCTTGCGTTTTACAAAGTTGAAAATTTTGAGCAGGGTATTGAGCGTTGCCGCGAAATCAATAGATATGGCGGCCTGGGTCACACTGCAAGCATCTTTTCAAACGATGAATCAAAGATCCGTCATTTTGCTGAAACCATGAATGCTGGTCGCATTGTTGTGAACCAACCTTCATCGCAAGGAGCTCTTGGAGGAACCTATAATTCGCTGCAACCTTCCATGACCCTGGCATGTGGAACTGGCGGCAAGAACATTACTACTGACAACATCTCCGCTCGTCACCTGATCAATATTCAGCGCATTGCACAGCGAAAAGTAACAATCTGCCGCGAGCACCTGGCAGAAGGGGCTTATTGCTGCAATGCCCACATGAGCGTAGATGAAATTGAGAAAGTTTGCAGCAGGAATATTTCAACAAGCTATTAA
- a CDS encoding YdcF family protein, producing MKRSKLLKKIVRVLIIILAIPGSAFLFLLAMAFTTRPYYAHHRLGTGIENTCSEPEAIVLFGAGGIPSGENMVRIYYAAEAWKQFPHCPVYICLPGDTAEEKGSLRMMMQELMIRGVNQEMLQFIADGKNTRAQVLELAGLRNGKIKSSCLLVVTSPGHMRRCMLSLQKEYFNSLIPFPAFEIPLEGELRFDDQKLGGERRFIAPSAGQTLTLRYEIWTQLNYQLICAREYVALAYYWVRGWI from the coding sequence ATGAAGCGCAGTAAATTACTAAAAAAAATTGTTCGTGTACTTATCATTATCCTGGCCATTCCCGGATCAGCCTTTCTTTTTTTGCTTGCAATGGCATTCACTACCCGCCCGTATTACGCGCATCACAGGCTTGGAACCGGAATTGAAAACACTTGTTCCGAACCCGAAGCCATTGTTTTGTTTGGTGCCGGAGGAATACCCAGCGGTGAGAATATGGTAAGGATTTATTATGCTGCCGAAGCATGGAAGCAATTCCCGCATTGCCCGGTTTATATCTGCCTGCCAGGAGATACCGCCGAAGAAAAAGGAAGCTTACGGATGATGATGCAAGAACTGATGATCCGCGGCGTTAACCAGGAAATGTTACAGTTTATCGCGGATGGCAAAAATACCCGTGCTCAAGTACTTGAATTGGCTGGCTTAAGAAACGGGAAAATCAAATCAAGTTGCCTGTTGGTTGTAACTTCCCCCGGCCACATGAGGCGTTGTATGTTGTCGCTTCAAAAAGAATATTTCAATTCGCTTATCCCTTTTCCAGCTTTTGAAATTCCCCTCGAAGGCGAACTGCGTTTCGACGATCAGAAACTGGGCGGTGAGCGCCGGTTTATTGCGCCATCTGCCGGTCAAACACTGACATTACGCTATGAAATCTGGACACAACTGAACTATCAGCTCATCTGTGCGCGTGAGTATGTGGCACTGGCGTATTACTGGGTAAGGGGGTGGATTTAA